One genomic window of Oncorhynchus kisutch isolate 150728-3 linkage group LG26, Okis_V2, whole genome shotgun sequence includes the following:
- the LOC109870734 gene encoding microtubule-associated protein 2 isoform X34, with amino-acid sequence MADSRQREDTPPQWDPSGAQDPSPPPAHGANGYPPSYRACQPGTAHGAAPPSYTARENGFNGDHAVTAEQVSARIVQEVTAEAVAVLKGEQETRLPSVEDTANLPPSPPPSPAAEHCFGPLDQDVGDEEEEACPLHHFQNSRERCKFLAPSISVSMPEDDPYHSDEEYYDHPLFSPEWDRSVSSRPSVPAAAFRQIQETVEALTDTFEEEEEEEEEVLMLEEEMEGAAAEIAAALEELWSGDEPELDSPPAEPLEQAEAIGEAHTVPPIQAEAASAAPEGPNGRVEEEEVAEAEGEEESPEEALKMDTDKPDSERSGSLSPDFTEQESPAFLSRDHTAAPLITKTDMASPSPSLSPLPSNSQSQAKELSKMSILDEPKTVSEKQPSVEVLESSNLTTDSGSGFTTAGGQGQGQGVPTDSNKDKSGMSAYFETSALKPDEGSKGVQAEGYYELSTAGEEKKVLGSSSPTVPSPLEINYSMLAQTQSVEEKSDTMGDQKETLPALDRSNECRLSPGKLALDQRSYSLNITIGSMDPSGHGRPRNFSPLATDIMSFTSGSLEESANYLPVTTPSVEKEPPPFRPLILETAASVTSDSSSPPHNTATETPSEKTSPQGSESPESPFPPKYYYKNGTVMAPDLPEMLDLAGSRSRLASENTDPEIMRRKSVPVDAQVLGSDSLANLVLGDQSQNQSLAKSESQLEELGYCVFSEYSGPMPSPADLHSPIDSPPQRFTPMALEEKMAEEKLKIDARDKLAEDEKTSQLAESAGSKEKEETKQMGQKDSASEEKDNKKISHENASMENQKDKPASALKSAESFVTPTVTVTLEEEGKLGDNGPETDAEMAAYERQIRRLEMEDRPLSMEEERELQELREKVKDKFLVHQEAYEEVDAEDVYQLTGVAKDRISRPVRPSPASSVESTTEEDNVSVMETEKPKQMEGQTTPKKVDIMVMSPSVSVGGSSTTEEDTVLVTETEKPKQTGGQTTPTKLDVMATSPSLSGDGVSTTEEDTVPVMETEKPKQNGGQTTPTKVDIMVTSPSVSGDGVSTTEEDTVPVMETEKPKQNGGQTTPTKVDIMVTSPSVSGDGVSTTEEDKISVTETEKPKQTGGQTTPTKLDVMVTSPSVSGDGVSTTEEDKIPVLEIEKPKQTGVQTTPTKVDIMVTSPSVSGDGVSTTEEDKISVTETEKPKQTGGQTTPTKLDVMVTSPSVSGDGVSTTEEDKVPVTEIEKPKQNGGQTTPTKVDIMVTSPSVSGDGVSTTEEDKVPVTEIEKPKQNGGQTTPTKVDIMVTSPSVSGDGVSTTEEEKVSVTEIEKPKQMGGQTTPTKIDPMTTSPSVSGSGVSATEDDDEKVSKEELKEQVVEVKERTMEENKKVEGEKEDTEQAVEPDEIMIKIKPSMPVEKEEKVEKDRMTNKEEEEEEDSEVLAGAGAALIDVPEPRAAIESVVTVEDDFITVVQTIDEGEEPGHSVRFSAPPEPETPEEEEEESQEVEIMEAASLEEVGDVSEEVLEKEVQASREKEVQLETEGQTESYDRDETTMDDSILDSSWVDTQDLSTVDVDDDMSMAAEQIEPLRADRVPAPPVKKYKTLQQQKQEKQPVKPKAKSARVRGREGCVSTPERKPVRKETVCIPREDIKKKKAVNKKTELTKKAETRSSPSRKSVLKPTAVRHPSPAQPQPHPSARRKPTVGVPEGRRPLSVARQSRDRASDGGSQSPKRSSLPRPASVPRPASILSRRTHHQPHDQEESSTSITSSGSTAPRRPTSFSTEVRAEHRTGRAPSWTGTQSMRSRSLCTTTRTPGSTAISPGTPPSYSYSCRTPGTPLTPGTPRSRSLLQEKKVALLRTPPKSPATTPKQLRILNQPLPDLKNIKSKIGSTDNIKYQPKGGQVQIQTKKIDLSHVTSKCGSLDNIRHRPGGGNVRIESVKLDFKDKAQPKALNTLNPPCLPSIPGPEHPEPILPSVHSRPWTP; translated from the exons agcAAGTGTCTGCGCGGATCGTGCAGGAGGTGACAGCCGAGGCAGTGGCAGTACTGAAGGGAGAACAGGAGACAAGACTGCCCTCag TTGAAGACACGGCgaacctgcctccctcccctcctccctcacctgCTGCTGAACACTGCTTTGGACCCCTGGATCAAG ATgtaggggatgaggaggaggaggcctgCCCTCTCCACCACTTCCAAAATTCTCGGGAGAGGTGCAAGTTCCTCGCCCCCTCCATCTCTGTGTCTATGCCCGAGGATGACCCCTACCACTCTGACGAGGAATACTATGATCACCCCTTGTTCAGCCCTGAGTGGGATCGCTCGGTCTCCTCTCGGCCCTCAGTGCCGGCCGCTGCCTTTAGACAGATCCAAG AGACCGTCGAGGCTCTTACAGACACattcgaggaggaggaggaggaggaggaagaggtgttgatgttggaggaggagatggaagggGCAGCAGCAGAAATCGCAGCAGCTCTTGAGGAGCTGTGGAGTGGGGATGAGCCTGAGCTGGACAGCCCCCCAGCCGAGCCCTTAGAGCAGGCAGAGGCCATAGGCGAGGCCCATACTGTGCCACCCATACAGGCCGAGGCAGCTAGTGCCGCCCCAGAAGGCCCTAacgggagggtggaggaggaggaggtggcagaggctgagggggaggaggagagtccTGAGgaag CCTTGAAGATGGACACGGACAAACCAGACAGCGAGAGGAGTGGATCCCTCAGCCCAGACTTCACTGAACAAGAGAGTCCAGCTTTCCTCAGCAGGGACCACACAGCAGCACCCCTGATCACCAAAACGGACATggcttccccttccccttctctGTCCCCTTTACCTTCAAACAGCCAGAGCCAAGCCAAAGAGCTTAGCAAAATGTCTATACTGGATGAACCTAAAACAGTCTCAGAGAAGCAGCCGTCAGTGGAAGTTCTTGAGTCCAGTAACCTCACGACGGATTCAGGGTCTGGGTTCACTACAGCTGGAGGCCAAGGTCAAGGACAAGGTGTCCCAACTGACTCTAACAAAGACAAATCGGGCATGTCAGCTTATTTCGAGACTTCGGCCCTGAAGCCAGATGAGGGATCCAAGGGGGTTCAAGCAGAAGGTTATTATGAACTGAGCACcgcaggagaagagaagaaggtcTTAGGGAGCAGTTCCCCAACAGTTCCGTCACCCCTTGAGATCAACTACAGCATGCTGGCACAAACACAGTCAGTGGAGGAGAAATCAGACACGATGGGAGATCAAAAGGAGACCTTACCGGCCCTGGACAGGAGTAACGAATGTAGGCTGTCTCCTGGGAAGCTGGCCCTGGATCAAAGAAGCTACTCTCTCAACATTACGATTGGATCGATGGATCCCAGTGGTCATGGACGACCTAGAAACTTCTCCCCACTGGCCACGGATATCATGTCTTTTACCAGCGGCAGTCTGGAGGAGTCTGCCAACTATCTCCCAGTCACCACCCCATCTGTGGAGAAGGAGCCACCACCCTTCCGTCCCCTGATCCTGGAGACGGCAGCCTCAGTCACGTCCGACTCTTCATCTCCTCCCCACAACACAGCAACAGAGACCCCCAGTGAAAAGACCAGCCCCCAGGGGTCAGAGTCCCCAGAATCTCCCTTCCCACCCAAATACTACTACAAAAACGGGACAGTCATGGCTCCTGACCTACCTGAAATGCTGGACCTTGCGGGCAGCAGGTCTAGACTGGCTTCTGAGAACACTGACCCTGAGATCATGAGGAGGAAGTCTGTCCCTGTGGACGCCCAAGTCCTTGGCAGCGACTCCCTGGCTAACCTGGTTCTGGGGGACCAGAGTCAGAACCAGAGTCTTGCCAAGAGTGAGAGCCAGCTGGAGGAGTTGGGTTACTGTGTGTTCAGTGAGTACTCAGGGCCCATGCCTTCCCCTGCTGACCTCCATAGTCCCATTGACTCCCCGCCCCAGCGCTTTACCCCTATGGCTCTGGAGGAAAAGATGGCGGAGGAGAAACTGAAAATCGATGCCAGAGACAAACTAGCCGAAGACGAGAAGACCAGTCAGTTAGCTGAGAGCGCCGGTTCCAAAGAAAAAGAAGAAACCAAACAAATGGGACAGAAGGATTCAGCTTCAGAGGAAAAAGACAACAAAAAGATCAGCCATGAAAATGCTTCCATGGAAAACCAAAAAGACAAACCAGCTTCAGCTCTGAAGTCAGCCGAGTCCTTTGTAACTCCTACAGTGACAGTTACCCTGGAAGAGGAGGGGAAGCTAGGAGACAATGGACCCGAGACAGATGCTGAGATGGCTGCCTATGAGAGGCAGATCCGCCGGCTGGAGATGGAGGACAGGCCTCTGAGCATGGAGGAGGAGCGGGAGCTGCAGGAGCTCAGGGAGAAGGTGAAGGACAAGTTCCTGGTGCACcaggaggcatacgaggaggtggATGCTGAAGACGTCTACCAACTGACTGGAGTTGCCAAGGACAGGATCAGCAGGCCCGTTAGGCCCTCCCCAGCCTCCTCTGTGGAGAGTACCACAGAAGAAGACAATGTTTCAGTTATGGAGACAGAGAAACCTAAACAGATGGAAGGTCAGACAACACCAAAGAAGGTTGACATCATGGTGATGTCTCCATCTGTGTCAGTTGGTGGTTCGAGCACCACAGAAGAAGACACAGTTTTAGTTACGGAGACAGAGAAACCTAAGCAGACAGGAGGTCAGACAACACCAACAAAGCTTGACGTCATGGCAACGTCTCCATCTTTGTCAGGTGATGGTGtgagcaccacagaagaagaCACGGTTCCTGTTATGGAGACAGAGAAACCTAAACAGAATGGAGGTCAGACAACGCCAACGAAGGTTGACATCATGGTGACTTCTCCATCTGTGTCAGGTGATGGTGtgagcaccacagaagaagaCACGGTTCCTGTTATGGAGACAGAGAAACCTAAACAGAATGGAGGTCAGACAACGCCAACGAAGGTTGACATCATGGTGACTTCTCCATCTGTGTCAGGTGATGGTGtgagcaccacagaagaagaCAAGATTTCAGTTACGGAGACAGAGAAACCTAAACAGACGGGAGGTCAGACAACACCAACAAAGCTTGACGTCATGGTGACGTCTCCCTCTGTATCAGGTGATGGTGtgagcaccacagaagaagaCAAGATTCCAGTTCTGGAAATAGAGAAACCTAAACAGACGGGAGTTCAGACAACGCCAACCAAGGTTGACATCATGGTGACTTCTCCATCTGTGTCAGGTGATGGTGtgagcaccacagaagaagaCAAGATTTCAGTTACGGAGACAGAGAAACCTAAACAGACGGGAGGTCAGACAACACCAACAAAGCTTGACGTCATGGTGACGTCTCCCTCTGTATCAGGTGATGGTGtgagcaccacagaagaagaCAAGGTTCCAGTTACGGAAATAGAGAAACCTAAACAGAATGGAGGTCAGACAACGCCAACCAAGGTTGACATCATGGTGACTTCTCCATCTGTGTCAGGTGATGGTGtgagcaccacagaagaagaCAAGGTTCCAGTTACGGAAATAGAGAAACCTAAACAGAATGGAGGTCAGACAACGCCAACCAAGGTTGACATCATGGTGACTTCTCCATCTGTGTCAGGTGATGGTGtgagcaccacagaagaagaaaagGTTTCAGTTACGGAAATAGAGAAACCTAAACAGATGGGAGGTCAGACAACGCCAACAAAGATTGACCCCATGACGACGTCTCCATCTGTGTCAGGTAGTGGTGTGAGCGCCACAGAAGATGATGACGAGAAAGTTAGCAAAGAGGAGCTGAAGGAGCAGGTTGTAGAGGTCAAAGAGAGGACCATGGAAGAAAATAaaaaggtagagggggagaaggaggataCAGAGCAGGCAGTGGAACCAGATGAAATCATGATAAAGATAAAACCATCAATGCCtgtagagaaagaagagaaggttGAGAAGGATAGAATGACAaacaaggaggaagaggaggaggaagatagtgaagTTCTGGCAGGGGCAGGAGCAGCGTTGATTGATGTTCCAGAACCCAGAGCTGCCATAGAGTCAGTGGTGACTGTAGAAGATGACTTCATCACTGTAGTCCAGACCATCGACGAGGGTGAGGAGCCAGGACACAGCGTGCGTTTTTCCGCTCCGCCCGAGCCTGAGAcaccagaggaggaggaggaggagtcccAGGAGGTGGAGATCATGGAGGCAGCTAGTCTAGAGGAGGTGGGGGATGTCTCAGAGGAGGTCCTTGAGAAGGAGGTGCAGGCCTCCCGAGAGAAGGAGGTGCAGTTGGAGaccgagggacagacagagagctacGACAGAGACGAGACCACCATGGACGACTCCATCCTAGACAGCTCTTGGGTCGATACTCAAG ATCTCTCCACTGTAGATGTGGATGATGACATGAGCATGGCTGCCGAGCAGATCGAGCCCCTGAGAGCCGACCGGGTCCCAGCCCCACCAGTCAAGAAGTACAAGACTCTCCAGCAGCAGAAGCAGGAAAAGCAGCCAGTGAAGCCCAAGGCTAAAAGCGCGCGTGTGAGGGGGCGCGAGGGGTGCGTCTCCACCCCTGAACGTAAACCCGTCCGCAAGGAGACTGTCTGTATCCCCAGGGAAGACATCAAGAAGAAAAAAG CCGTGAACAAGAAGACTGAGCTGACTAAGAAAGCAGAGACGCGCTCCTCTCCATCCCGGAAGAGTGTGTTAAAGCCTACTGCGGTCCGACACCCAAGTCCCGCCCAGCCCCAACCCCACCCCTCTGCTAGGAGGAAACCTACAG TGGGTGTACCAGAAGGTCGTCGGCCCCTCAGTGTAGCTAGACAGTCTCGGGACAGAGCCTCA gaTGGCGGTTCGCAGAGCCCAAAAAGGTCGTCCCTGCCCCGGCCTGCCTCTGTCCCGCGGCCTGCCTCTATCCTCAGCCGGCGTACCCACCACCAACCACATGACCAGGAGGAGAGCTCCACCTCTATCACCAGCTCCGGCTCTACCGCACCCCGTAGACCCACGT CATTCAGTACAGAGGTCAGGGCGGAGCATAGGACAGGACGCGCCCCTAGTTGGACAG GCACACAGTCGATGCGTTCCCGTTCACTGTGCACCACAACCCGCACCCCAGGGTCCACAGCCATCTCCCCTGGGACTCCTCCCAGCTACAGCTACTCCTGCCGCACACCTGGGACCCCTCTCACCCCTGGCACACCCCGTTCTCGAAGCCTGCTGCAGGAGAAGAAG GTGGCTCTGCTCCGCACCCCTCCCAAGTCACCTGCTACCACTCCCAAACAGCTCCGCATCCTTAACCAGCCCCTTCCCGACCTCAAGAACATCAAGTCCAAGATCGGCTCCACAGACAACATCAAGTACCAGCCCAAGGGGGGACAG